The genomic region GGCGTGGTGGGGAGTTTTTTATTCGGCCGTTTGTATGCAAAAAATTCAAGAAAATTTATCGCTTTTGCAATGGTTTTAGTCATTTGCCCGCAACTCTTGCTTTTTGTGTTTAAAAATTCAGAGTGGGTGGTTTTCTTGCAAATTTTCTTATGGGGGTTGGGATCACTTCGCTTACGATTTCCTTGCAAATGAGGGTGTTACAGCTCGCGCCAGATGCCACGGATGTCGCGAGCGCGATTTTTTCGGGGAGCTATAATGTGGGGATTGGATCAGGAGCGCTGTTTGGCAGTATTGTGATCCACCAATTAGGGCTAGGGTATATTGGCTTTGTGGGTGGGGCTTTAGGGTTGTTGGCGCTGTTTTGGCTTAGATTCATTACGATAAAGTTTAAAAAAACATAAAGAGCGTTAAAAGGATTAGCCCAATATAAGGAAAATCCCTTTCGCGCTAAAAACCATTTTTAAAATTTAGTGATACGGCTTGAATCCAACCGCGCTAACGGATAGATTGTCTCTCTTTTTATGTTAAAATAGAAAAATTTGTCATAAATTTTAAGCGGTGTGTGGTTTAAATGCTCAAAAAAAAGATTGATTTGCATAAAGATTCGATAAGAAAGCTCTTTTTTTATTATTTTATCCCTTTAGCTTTTTCTATGATTTCACTTTCCACTTATTCTATGATAGATGGCATGTTTGTGGGCAAGAAACTGGGTAAAGAAGCGATCGCTGCGGTCAATATCGCATGGCCTATTTTTCCAGGGCTTATTGCGTATGAATTGCTTTTTGGTTTTGGGGCAGCGAGTATTGTGGGGTATTTTTTGGGTCAAAATAAAACCCATAGGGCTAGGCTTGTGTTTAGCAGCGTGTTTTATTTTGTCGCTATAAGCGCCTTTATTTTGAGCATGGCGTTATTGCCTTTTAGCGAAACTATCGCGCGTTTTTTTGGGAGCAATGACGCTTTATTGAGCATGTCCAAACGCTACATTGAAATCATTTTAATGGGCGCGGTTTTTATGGTTTTGCACCCTTTAGCGGATGTTTTTGTGGTGAATGACAAACGCCCCATTTTAGCGATGGTAGCGATGCTGATTGGCTCGTTAGCGAATATCTTTTTCAACTATTGGTTTATTTTTGTTTTGGAAGTGGGGGTTCAAGGCAGCGCGATAGCCACCGTGATAGGGCATGCGATAGGGGTTTTAGTCTTAATGCAGCATTTTTGGTTTAAAAAAGGGCAATTGTATTTTATCAAACGATTTTCTTTATCTTCAGTCATTTCTTCAGCTAAAAGCGGCGTGCCTCAAAGCACGGCAGAATTTAGCGCTTCTATTATGATTTTATTGTTTAATACTGCTATCATGCACACGGCTGGGGAAAGGTTTGTGAGCATGTATGGGATCGTTATGTATAATGCGATTATCTTTTTTACGACTTTGTTTGCGATTTCTCAAGGCATCCAACCGATCGCGAGCTTTAGCTATGGGGCTAGAAATTTAGAGCGCGTGAAAGAGGTGTTTGTTTTTGGTTTGAAAGCGGCGTTTTGTATAGGGGTTGTTTTCTATGGCGTTTATTATTTCTTAGATGAATTTTTAATCAAGCTTTATTTGCAGCCAAGCGAACAAGACCCCCTTTTTATGCAAGAGACTAAAAGAGCGATGAATATTTATTATGTGGGCTATGTTTTTTTAGGCATGACTTTGTTGTGCGCGGTGTTTTTCCAATCTATTCAACGCACTAAAAGTTCGTTTATCATCACCCTTTCGCACACGCTGGGGTTTATCGTTATTTTATTGCCGATTTTAAGTCATTTCTATGGGATTAATGGCGTTTGGGTAACTTACCCTATTGCTCAATTTTTAGCGTTTTTAGTAGCGTTAGGGGTAACTTATTACGAAATCAAAAAAGGGGTTTTTACCACTTATAAAGAGAAAAGCCCTATCGCTTTGAAAACTTAACCAATAAATAAGGTAAAATTAAGACATGCATGCAGAATTTTTCACTTTCGCGCTCATTATGCTTTTAATCGTAATAGCTCCCTATATGTCTAGAATCTCTCGTTTGCCCATCACGGTCGTGGAGATTTTATTTGGATCTGTTGGGGCGTATGTGGGTTTTATTGAGCCTACTAAGGGCTTTGAAATCATGTCCGAAATTGGCTTTTTATTTTTAATGTTTTTATGCGGTTTGGAAGTGGAGATTTATTTGTTTAAAAAATTAGGGGTTTCTCTTTTAAAACGCATTTTTGCTTATCTGTTGATTTTATACACGCTTTCATTCATCCTCACTTTTAGCCTTAATTTAGAGCCTATTTTTATGGTGATTTTCCCTATTATCAGTTTGGGCATGATCATGACTTTAGTCAAAGATTATCGTAAAGAGATTTTGTGGCTTGATTTGGTTTTGAAAGTGGGCGTTATTGGGGAATTGTTAAGCATTTTTGGTTTGGTGGTCGTGGATGGGGTGTATTCGCATGGTTTGGGCATGGATTTGATTAAAGATTTAGGCATTCTCATTGTTTTTTTAATCTTAATTATCGTGGCGTTTCAAATCTTTAAGACTTTGTTTTGGTGGTTCCCGCATTTAAAGCTTTTTGTGATGCCTAAAAGCAGTCAGTTCAACCAAGATGTGCGTTTTTCGCTCATGCTCTTTTTTTCACTGGTTGCGATCGTGGTGTGGCTCAAAATAGAAATGGTTTTAGGGGCGTTTTTGGCGGGGTTAGTCGTTTCTACTTTTTTCCCTCATAAATCAGAGCTGATCCACAAGCTCAATGATGTGGGTTTTGGGTTTTTTGTGCCTTTGTTTTTCATCCATGTAGGCTCTACTTTAGACTTAAAATTAGTGTTTTTAAACCCGCATTTGATCCTTCAAGGGATATTGATTGTCATAGCGATGTTGAGTTTGCACTTGATCACTTCAACCTTATTGTGGCGCAAATACTTTAAAGAAGCCAAGCATTTATTTTCATTCGCCTTAGGGGCTTCTATGCCTTTAACTTTTTTAGTAACCACCGCAGCAGTGGGTTTAAAAGCGCAAGCGATCTCGCAAAACACCTACTACGCATTGCTTATGGCGGCTATTTTTGAAGGGGTATTATTCACGATTGCGATCAAAATACTCAACAAAAAAGCTTAAATGAAAGCTTAAGCGTCTAAATATTTAGAATCGCTAAAGCTGTTCGCTTGAACATTGTTGAATGCGTTTTCTAAGCTGTCAAAGAAACGAGGGTGCAAGTTTTGCATTTCTTTTAAGAAATTTTTGGTGGCTAATCGCGCGATAGGGGGCTTATCAGAGGTGGGCTGTTTGGCCGGGCAATTGCAATCAGGAGCAACCGGAATATTTTGAGAAGTGACAAAATGAATGCTGCTGGCTTCTCGCACTTTAATCAAAGGGCGGATCACCAACAAGCCGTTTTCAGCCCTATAAATGGGGGGCATGCTCCTTAAACTCCCGTTATAAGTGAAATTCATAAAAAAGCTCTCCACCGCATCGTCTAAATGGTGCGCGATAGCGACTTTATTATAGCCTTCTTCTAAAGCTTTAGAATACAAAGTCCCTCTCCTCAAACGAGAACAAAACGAACAAAACGAGCTTTTTTCACGGCGTTTTTCGTTGATCGTGGCAGCGATTTGGGTGTAAATGATCTCATGCTCAATACCTTGCTCTTGGCACAAATCGCTCAACCATTTTAAATCTTCACCCAAACCATAATGCACGGTAACCGCTTTAAAATCAAATTTGAAAGGGGCATGTTTTTGCATCCTGGCTAAGATGCAAGCGAGCATGATAGAATCCTTGCCCCCACTCAATCCTAATAAGATTTTATCGCCTTCTTCTATGAGTTTGTAAGTGGCGTTGGTCTTGCCTACAATGTGCAAGACTTTTTTAGAAATTTCATAGGCCATTTTTGATCCTTAATTGTTTTATTTTCTAAAGTTTTGCGCTAAGCGAATGATTTCTTCTTCGCTAATGTGATCGGAATTATATTTCACAATAATGATTTCTTCGCTAATATTGACATACCATTCAATGATTTTATCCCCTAAAGTTTCAAATTGTTCCTCATTATAAGCGTCTAAGGGGAAATAGACATTTTTTTGCTTGGAAGGGTTGTGGAGTAAAAAGAGCGATAGTCCCCAAATAAGCCCTAAAGCTACAACGATTAAGCTTGTGTTAGAAACGCCTAAATGATGATAGCTCAACCCCCCGCTCACGCCCCCAACAAAGCTCCCTAAATAGCCAAAAGTAGTGAATTGCCCTAAAACCTTGCCTTTTTCGTTTGCTTTAGCGAATTTAGACGCTAAAGATTGCATGATAGGCTCTAAGGTAGCAAAGCCAATAAAGAAAAACGCCACCCCAACAATAAAAAGCCATAAATATTTCCCTAAAAAGCTAGAGTCGGCTAAAAACAAGCACAAATAACTCACAATAAACAACAACACGCCAGAAAGCATCACCCCTTTAGGCTTATTGTATTTTTCAGCCATAACGCTCGCTACTCCCATGCTTAAAACCCCTAATAAGGCTCCAGGCACATACACCAAGATCAAAAAGCTTTCATCTTTATGAAATTCATTCACTAAGGCTAAAGGGATCAGCACAAAAATAAGCGTCATGAACGCTTTTTCAAAAAAAGAGCTTAGATACAAAAGATACAAGGCTTTAGAGTTGGGTTGGTAAGCTTTTATGTTTTTGATCTGGTAAGAAATTTTAGGGGCGTCTTTGACTTTTAAAAGCATTAACAAACTCAATAAAGTTAAGATCGCAGTGAGCAAGAAGAGCCATTTTGCCCCCCCAAAAAACGCCACAACCCCAGGGCCAATCGCCATGCTTATAGTGAAGCTAATGAAAATAAACGCCCCCATGATCGCCATGGCTTTGGTGCGCTCTTCTTCTTTCACTTCATCAGCCACCATCGCGCTAATAACCCCCCTAAAGCCCCCATGCCTTGAATGAAGCGCCCGATAACGAGCGTAATAATATCATTCGCTATAAAGCACACTAACGATCCAACCAAAAACAACAACAAGCACACCATAACCACCACTTTACGGCCTATTTTATCGCTAAGAATGCCCATGGGGGTTTGAAAAATAATTTGCGTGAGATACGCCCCGCCCACAGCCAACCCCACGAGTAAGGGGCTGCTTGAATGGAAACTATCCGCATACAAACTAATGACCGGCAAAACAATAAAAAGCCCCAAAAACCGCAACGACGACACTAACGCTAATGGAAAAATTTTCTTAAACATGCGGGTTATTTTACAAGAAAATGCCCAACTTTTGTCATCAATTTGAGGAAGTAGGATTGATAATAAAAGTTTAATGTAATTTTAATGGATTTTTAAGAAAATTTTTTGTATAATCTCATTCTTTTATTTTTTTGTCAAGGTAGCTCAGCTGGTTTAGAGCGCTGGTCTCATAAGCCGGAGGTCGGGGGTTCAAGTCCCCCTCTTGACACCATGATTTGATTTAAACTTCATTTAATATTCATTTAATCTTTTTTTTAGCAAACCTAAACTACAATAGCGTTGCATCTTTTAATTTCTTTAGGGATTTGACGATGATTTTTAGCTCTCTTTTTAGTGTTGTAGGGATGGCGGTGCTTTTTCTTATTGCTTGGGTGTTTTCTGGCAATAAAAGGGCTATAAATTATCGCACGATTGTCAGCGCCTTTGTGATTCAAGTGGCTTTGGGGGCGTTGGCTTTATATGTGCCTTTGGGTAGGGAAATGCTGCAAGGCTTAGCTAGCGGCATACAAAGCGTGATTTCTTACGGCTATGAGGGGGTGCGTTTCTTGTTTGGCAATCTCGCTCCAAACGCTAAGGGCGATCAAGGGATAGGAGGCTTTATCTTTGCGATCAATGTTTTAGCGATCATTATCTTTTTTGCTAGCTTGATTTCACTTCTATACTATTTAAAAATCATGCCTTTAGTCATCAACCTCATCGGTGGGGCGTTGCAAAAATGCTTAGGCACTTCTAAAGCAGAAAGCATGAGCGCAGCGGCTAATATTTTTGTGGCGCACACCGAAGCGCCCTTAGTCATTAAACCTTATTTGAAAAGCATGAGCGATTCAGAGATTTTTGCGGTCATGTGCGTGGGCATGGCTAGCGTTGCGGGGCCTGTGTTAGCCGGGTATGCGAGCATGGGCATTCCTTTGCCTTATTTAATCGCCGCATCGTTTATGTCCGCTCCTGGGGGGTTGTTGTTCGCTAAGATCATTTACCCGCAAAACGAAGCCATTTCTAGCCATGCAGATGTTTCTGTAGAAAAGCATGTCAATGCCATAGAAGCTATCGCTAATGGGGCAAGTACAGGGCTAAATTTAGCCTTGCATGTGGGAGCGATGCTTTTAGCCTTTGTGGGAATGCTCGCGCTCATTAACGGGCTTTTAGGGGTTATAGGGGGGTTTTTAGGCATGGAGCATTTGTCTTTAGGGTTGATTTTAGGCACGCTCTTAAAACCCTTAGCCTTTATGCTAGGCATTCCGTGGAGTCAGGCCGGGATTGCCGGAGAAATCATAGGAATTAAAATCGCGCTCAATGAATTTGTGGGCTATATGCAATTATTGCCTTATTTGGGCGATAACCCTCCTTTAATCTTGAGCGAGAAAACTAAAGCGATCATCACTTTTGCGTTGTGCGGGTTTGCCAACTTAAGTTCAGTCGCTATGCTCATTGGGGGGCTTGGTAGTTTAGTGCCTAAAAAGAAGGATCTCATTATAAGGCTTGCTTTAAAAGCGGTGCTTGTAGGCACGCTTTCTAATTTCATGAGCGCGACTATCGCCGGGTTATTCATAGGACTAAACGCTCATTAAAAGGATAAAACATGCAAAAAAGAGTGGTAATCTTATTATTGGATTCTTTTGGTATAGGGGCTAGCGAAGACGCTAAAGATTTTGGCGATTTGGGGGCGAACACTTTAGGCAATATCGCTAAGGCTTGTTTTAATAACTTGGCTGATTCTAACGATCGCAATGGGGCTTTGAAACTGCCTTATTTAGAGAGTTTGGGTTTAGGTTTGAGCGCTTTAAAAGCTGCAAATGAATTGCCCTTAGGCTTTCAATCCCAACCTAATTTAATAGGGGCTTACACTTATGCGCAAGAACTTTCTAGAGCTAAGGATACGATTTCTGGACATTGGGAGATGATGGGCGCGCCCGTTCTTTTTGAGTGGGGGTATTTTAAAGACAAAACCCATTCGTTTCCTAAAGAGATTTTAGATGAAATTGCGCGTAAAACTAAGATTAAGGGCTATTTAGGGAATTGCCACGCATCAGGGACAGAAATCATTAAAGATTTAGGCGAAAAACATTTAGAAACCTTATACCCCATTTTTTACACTTCAGCGGATTCGGTGTTTCAAATCGCTGCGCATGAAGAAAAGTTTGGGCTTGATCATTTATACGCTCTTTGTGAAGAAGCGTTTCAAATTCTAGAGCCTTTAAAGATCGCCAGAGTGATCGCACGCCCCTTTATTGGTGCCAATAGAGAGGATTTCAAGCGCACCGCTAATCGCAAAGACTATGCGATAAAGCCCCATAAAAAATTGCTTTTTGAAACATTCATTGAAGAAAAGCAGGGTGAAGTCATTAGCATTGGAAAAATCGCTGATATTTACGCTCATGTGGGGATCACTCAAAAGTTCAAAGCCGGTAGTTTGATGGAGCTATGCGATGTTACTTTAGAGCAAGTCAAAAACGCTAAAAACAACAGCTTGATTTTTACGAATTTTGTGCATTTTGATAGCGATTATGGGCATAGGCGCGATATTAGCGGGTATGCTAACGCTTTAGAGTATTTTGATATGCGCTTAAAAGAGGTTTTAGACAATTTAAGGGAAAACGATTTGCTCATTCTTTGCGCCGATCATGGGTGCGATCCTAGCTTTAAAGGTACCGATCACACACGAGAATACATTCCTGTTTTGTTCTATCATAAAGATTTACAGCCAGCCTTTTTAGGCAAGAGCGAGTCGTTTGCGGATATTGGGCAAAGCATTGCCCACTTTTTGGGATTAAGCCCCCTAGATTATGGCAAAAACTTACTAAAATTTAAAGGACAACCATATGACCCCTCACATCAACGCTAAAATCGGCGACTTTTATTCTCAATGCCTTTTATGTGGCGATCCCTTAAGGGTGAGCTACATTGCGAAAAAATTTTTACAAGACGCCAAAGAGATCACGAATGTGCGTAACATGCTAGGCTTTAGCGGGAAGTATAAGGGTAAGGGGATTTCTTTAATGGGGCATGGCATGGGCATTGCGTCATGCACGATTTATGTAACCGAACTCATTAAAACCTATCAGGTTAAAGAGCTTTTAAGGATTGGCACTTGCGGGGCGATTAGCCCAAAAGTTGGCCTGAAAGACATTATCATGGCAATTGGAGCTTCAACGGATTCTAAAACCAATCGGGTGCGTTTTTTGAACCACGATTTGAGCGCAACGCCTGATTTTGAATTGAGTTTAAGAGCGTATCAAACAGCAAAGCGTTTGGGTATTGATTTGAAAGTGGGCAATGTTTTTTCAAGCGATTTTTTCTATTCTTTTGAAACGCATGCCTTTGATTTGATGGCCCAATACAACCATTTGGCTATTGAAATGGAAGCGGCAGGGTTATACGCCACGGCGATGGAACTAAACGCTAAGGCTTTATGCTTATGCTCAGTTTCAGATCATTTAATCACTAAAGAAGCCTTAAGCCCTAAAGAAAGGGTAGAAAGCTTTGATAACATGATAATTTTGGCTTTGGAGATGATGGGCTAACGATCTTTTTAAACTTTATTTTTTGCCCCCATAAGTTAAGGATAAAATTTAAAGGAAAACCCTTAAAGCTAAAAGCCTTAAGGGAACTTTGGAAAAACTAAAGCTATCGTTTTACAGAAATTTCGTTTTACAAAACTACCGCTTCAATAAAACAACCACTTTACACCCCAAAAACGAAATTTCAAGGTATAATGTTTTCCAAGAGTTTTTGCCATGTTTGGTAGCCATGACAAACTCCTTTTATGGATTTATCCCCATAATTGCACTTATGGGGGTGTTTATTTTACAACAATCTTTCTAAAACCAAATCCCAATTAAATTAAAAACACTCTTAAAAGCTTGATTGAACGCATCAAAACACCCTAAAACTTTTTTTGAAATCCAATAAATTTATGATAAAATTAAACGCATTGTAAATAAATTCTCATTTTGATACATTTTTTGCAATAAAACATTACTTTAAGGAACATTTTATGAAAAAAACGAAAAAAACGATTCTGCTTTCTCTAACTCTTGCGGCGTCATTGCTCCATGCTGAAGACAACGGCGTTTTTTTAAGCGTGGGTTATCAAATCGGTGAAGCGGTTCAAAAAGTGAAAAACGCCAACAAGGTGCAAAAACTTTCAGACGCTTATGAAAACTTAAACAAGCTTTTAGCTAATCACAGCCATTCCAATCCAGAAGCGATTAACGCAAACAGCGCCACAGCGATCAATCAAGCGATTGGCAATTTAAACAAAAGCGCGCAAACTTTAGTTGATAAAACAGACAATTCCCCTGCCTATCAAGCCACGCTTTTAGCGCTAAAATCCACGGTGGGGTTATGGAATAGCATAGCTTATGCAGTCATATGCGGAGGCTATACGGATAAACCCAATCACAACACCACAGAAATTTTTTACAACCAACCAGGACAAAATTCAAATTCGATCACTTGCGGTGAGACTGTGGGGTTACTTCAAGCAGGCAAAAATTCTCATCTGTCCATTGAACAATTTGCAACGCTCAATAAAGCGTATCAAATTATCCAAGCCGCTTTGAAACAAGGTCTCCCTGCTTTAAGCGATACAAAAAAAACAATGGAAGTAACCATTAAAACAGCAACCAACGCTAAAAACATTAATGTCAATAATGACAATAATAATGCTGCTGATGCTACAATCAGCATAACTGACACTTATATTAACGATGCGCAAAATCTTTTAACCCAAGCGCAAACCATCATCAACACCCTTCAAGACAATTGCCCGATGTTGAAAGGGAAGTCTAGTAGTAGTAATGGTGGAACTAATGGTGCAAACACCCCTTCATGGCAAACAAGCGCTAACCAAAATTCGTGCAGCGTTTTTGGCACGGAATTTAGCGCTATTTCAGACATGATTAGTAACGCTCAAAACATCGTTCAAGAAACCCAACAGCTTAATACTGCCCCACTAAAAAGCATCGCGCAACCCAATAACTTTAACCTTAACTCCCCTAATAGTATCGCTTTGGCTCAAAGCATGCTCAAAAACGCTCAATCTCAAGCAGCGGTTTTAAAACTAGCCAATCAAGTGGGGAGCGATTTCAATAGAATTTCTACAGGAGTTCTTAAAAATTATATAGAAGAATGCAGCGCGAATGCTTCAAGTGAAAGCGTTTCTAATACCACTTGGGGGAAAGGTTGCGCGGGCGTGAAAAACACTCTAGCTTCGCTAGAAAGTAGCAACGCTTCTTTTTCTAGCCAAACGCCTCAAATCAATCAAGTGCAAACCCTAGCCAACGCTATTGTTCAAGAACTCGGTCATAACCCTTTCAAACGGGTGGGCATCATTAGCTCTCAAACCAATAACGGGGCGATGAATGGCCTTGGGGTGCAAGTGGGCTATAAGCAATTTTTTGGAGAAAAGAAAAGATGGGGGTTAAGGTATTATGGTTTCTTTGATTACAACCACGCTTATATCAAATCCAATTTCTTTAACTCGGCTTCTGATGTATGGACTTATGGGGTGGGTAGCGATTTATTGTTTAATTTCATCAATGATAAAAACACCAACTTTTTAGGCAAGAATAACCAGATTTCTTTTGGGCTTTTTGGAGGCATCGCCTTAGCAGGGACTTCATGGCTTAATTCTCAATTTGTGAATTTAAAAACCATCAGTAATGTCTATAGCGCTAAAGTGAATACGGCTAACTTCCAATTTTTATTCAATTTAGGCTTGAGAACCAATCTCGCTAGACCTAAGAAAAAAGATAGCCATCATGCGGCTCAACATGGCATGGAATTGGGCGTGAAGATCCCTACCATTAACACGAATTATTATTCTTTTCTAGACACTAAACTAGAATACCGAAGGCTTTATAGCGTGTACCTCAATTATGTGTTTGCTTATTAAAAGCTCTCTTTTTTAAAAAAAGGGGGGGTTAAACTTCTAAAAAACCTCTAAAGCTAAAAATTTTCAAAAAAATAGTTATTAAACCTAAAAAAAGAAATTTTAAGGTATAATGTTTCCGCCACTTTTAATTTTTTGTTTTTAGTTTTCCATGGCAAACTCCTTTTTAGAATTTATCCCCATAATCGCTCTTATGGGGCGTTTGTTTTGCAACAATCTTTTCAAATTTAAAAAAACGCTCCCTCAAAAACCATTAAAGAGTAAAATTGCCTTACAAGATGAGCTTTTTTGCGATTTTCGTTAAAACGATTATTTTTTAGCGGAGTTTTTAAAAAAAAGGGTTTTTTACTCACTTCTTTTGATTGAAACAACACAATCAAGCATCTTAAGGCAATTTAAAATAAAATAGCGCTAGCATGACCCCAAAGCCCCTTATTAAATTAATCTATACCAAATAGTAAGGAGTTATCTAACATGGGGTTTTTCAAGCTTAAAGAACACAACACGAACATTGCCACCGAGTTTAGAGCGGGTTTAACGACCTTTATCACCATGATTTACATCGTGCCCTTAAACGCTCTTATCCTTTCTCACGCCAACATGCCTTATGAAGCCCTTTTAAGCGCAACGGCCATTATCACTATCTTATCGAGCGTGTTTAACGGGTTATGGGCAAA from Helicobacter pylori harbors:
- a CDS encoding MATE family efflux transporter gives rise to the protein MLKKKIDLHKDSIRKLFFYYFIPLAFSMISLSTYSMIDGMFVGKKLGKEAIAAVNIAWPIFPGLIAYELLFGFGAASIVGYFLGQNKTHRARLVFSSVFYFVAISAFILSMALLPFSETIARFFGSNDALLSMSKRYIEIILMGAVFMVLHPLADVFVVNDKRPILAMVAMLIGSLANIFFNYWFIFVLEVGVQGSAIATVIGHAIGVLVLMQHFWFKKGQLYFIKRFSLSSVISSAKSGVPQSTAEFSASIMILLFNTAIMHTAGERFVSMYGIVMYNAIIFFTTLFAISQGIQPIASFSYGARNLERVKEVFVFGLKAAFCIGVVFYGVYYFLDEFLIKLYLQPSEQDPLFMQETKRAMNIYYVGYVFLGMTLLCAVFFQSIQRTKSSFIITLSHTLGFIVILLPILSHFYGINGVWVTYPIAQFLAFLVALGVTYYEIKKGVFTTYKEKSPIALKT
- a CDS encoding cation:proton antiporter, which translates into the protein MHAEFFTFALIMLLIVIAPYMSRISRLPITVVEILFGSVGAYVGFIEPTKGFEIMSEIGFLFLMFLCGLEVEIYLFKKLGVSLLKRIFAYLLILYTLSFILTFSLNLEPIFMVIFPIISLGMIMTLVKDYRKEILWLDLVLKVGVIGELLSIFGLVVVDGVYSHGLGMDLIKDLGILIVFLILIIVAFQIFKTLFWWFPHLKLFVMPKSSQFNQDVRFSLMLFFSLVAIVVWLKIEMVLGAFLAGLVVSTFFPHKSELIHKLNDVGFGFFVPLFFIHVGSTLDLKLVFLNPHLILQGILIVIAMLSLHLITSTLLWRKYFKEAKHLFSFALGASMPLTFLVTTAAVGLKAQAISQNTYYALLMAAIFEGVLFTIAIKILNKKA
- a CDS encoding tRNA 2-thiocytidine(32) synthetase TtcA, yielding MAYEISKKVLHIVGKTNATYKLIEEGDKILLGLSGGKDSIMLACILARMQKHAPFKFDFKAVTVHYGLGEDLKWLSDLCQEQGIEHEIIYTQIAATINEKRREKSSFCSFCSRLRRGTLYSKALEEGYNKVAIAHHLDDAVESFFMNFTYNGSLRSMPPIYRAENGLLVIRPLIKVREASSIHFVTSQNIPVAPDCNCPAKQPTSDKPPIARLATKNFLKEMQNLHPRFFDSLENAFNNVQANSFSDSKYLDA
- a CDS encoding NupC/NupG family nucleoside CNT transporter; translation: MIFSSLFSVVGMAVLFLIAWVFSGNKRAINYRTIVSAFVIQVALGALALYVPLGREMLQGLASGIQSVISYGYEGVRFLFGNLAPNAKGDQGIGGFIFAINVLAIIIFFASLISLLYYLKIMPLVINLIGGALQKCLGTSKAESMSAAANIFVAHTEAPLVIKPYLKSMSDSEIFAVMCVGMASVAGPVLAGYASMGIPLPYLIAASFMSAPGGLLFAKIIYPQNEAISSHADVSVEKHVNAIEAIANGASTGLNLALHVGAMLLAFVGMLALINGLLGVIGGFLGMEHLSLGLILGTLLKPLAFMLGIPWSQAGIAGEIIGIKIALNEFVGYMQLLPYLGDNPPLILSEKTKAIITFALCGFANLSSVAMLIGGLGSLVPKKKDLIIRLALKAVLVGTLSNFMSATIAGLFIGLNAH
- a CDS encoding phosphopentomutase, which translates into the protein MQKRVVILLLDSFGIGASEDAKDFGDLGANTLGNIAKACFNNLADSNDRNGALKLPYLESLGLGLSALKAANELPLGFQSQPNLIGAYTYAQELSRAKDTISGHWEMMGAPVLFEWGYFKDKTHSFPKEILDEIARKTKIKGYLGNCHASGTEIIKDLGEKHLETLYPIFYTSADSVFQIAAHEEKFGLDHLYALCEEAFQILEPLKIARVIARPFIGANREDFKRTANRKDYAIKPHKKLLFETFIEEKQGEVISIGKIADIYAHVGITQKFKAGSLMELCDVTLEQVKNAKNNSLIFTNFVHFDSDYGHRRDISGYANALEYFDMRLKEVLDNLRENDLLILCADHGCDPSFKGTDHTREYIPVLFYHKDLQPAFLGKSESFADIGQSIAHFLGLSPLDYGKNLLKFKGQPYDPSHQR
- the deoD gene encoding purine-nucleoside phosphorylase, whose translation is MTPHINAKIGDFYSQCLLCGDPLRVSYIAKKFLQDAKEITNVRNMLGFSGKYKGKGISLMGHGMGIASCTIYVTELIKTYQVKELLRIGTCGAISPKVGLKDIIMAIGASTDSKTNRVRFLNHDLSATPDFELSLRAYQTAKRLGIDLKVGNVFSSDFFYSFETHAFDLMAQYNHLAIEMEAAGLYATAMELNAKALCLCSVSDHLITKEALSPKERVESFDNMIILALEMMG
- a CDS encoding outer membrane protein, whose protein sequence is MKKTKKTILLSLTLAASLLHAEDNGVFLSVGYQIGEAVQKVKNANKVQKLSDAYENLNKLLANHSHSNPEAINANSATAINQAIGNLNKSAQTLVDKTDNSPAYQATLLALKSTVGLWNSIAYAVICGGYTDKPNHNTTEIFYNQPGQNSNSITCGETVGLLQAGKNSHLSIEQFATLNKAYQIIQAALKQGLPALSDTKKTMEVTIKTATNAKNINVNNDNNNAADATISITDTYINDAQNLLTQAQTIINTLQDNCPMLKGKSSSSNGGTNGANTPSWQTSANQNSCSVFGTEFSAISDMISNAQNIVQETQQLNTAPLKSIAQPNNFNLNSPNSIALAQSMLKNAQSQAAVLKLANQVGSDFNRISTGVLKNYIEECSANASSESVSNTTWGKGCAGVKNTLASLESSNASFSSQTPQINQVQTLANAIVQELGHNPFKRVGIISSQTNNGAMNGLGVQVGYKQFFGEKKRWGLRYYGFFDYNHAYIKSNFFNSASDVWTYGVGSDLLFNFINDKNTNFLGKNNQISFGLFGGIALAGTSWLNSQFVNLKTISNVYSAKVNTANFQFLFNLGLRTNLARPKKKDSHHAAQHGMELGVKIPTINTNYYSFLDTKLEYRRLYSVYLNYVFAY